From the Martelella mediterranea DSM 17316 genome, one window contains:
- the nuoG gene encoding NADH-quinone oxidoreductase subunit NuoG, with the protein MVNLIVDGKEIEVPDHYTLLQAAEAAGAEIPRFCFHERLSIAGNCRMCLIQVKGGPPKPAASCAMGVKDVRGGPDGSLPEIYTKTPMVKKAREGVMEFLLINHPLDCPICDQGGECDLQDQAMAFGIDSSRYREDKRAVEDKYIGPLVKTVMNRCIHCTRCVRFTTEVAGISELGLIGRGEDAEITTYLERAMTSELQGNVVDLCPVGALTSKPFAFTARPWELNKTESIDVMDAVGSAIRVDTRGREVMRILPRVNEQVNEEWISDKTRFIWDGLRTQRIDKPYIRQGGRLQPASWADAFAAIKAKVDGVKGEKIGAIAGDLATVEEMYALKGLIASLGSANIDCRQDGAALDPAAGRAGYVFNPTIEGIEQADALLIIGSNPRFEASVLNARIRKRSRKGNFPIGVIGENADLRYPVSYLGAGPSSLADLASSDFMDVLKKAERPIVLVGPGALAREDGAAVLSKAAAIAKDIGAVTADWNGFAVLHTAASRVGGLDIGFVPGEGAANTASMLSDMDVLFLLGADELDFSAKKAGFTVYIGSHGDAGAMNADVVLPAATYTEKSGTYVNLEGRVQMTNRAGFAPGDAREDWAIIRALSGVFGKALPYDSLGALRAALYGEFPHLAALDEIADADINAIETLAGRGGDLGDSGFVSPVTDFYLTNPIARASAVMAECSALARNNFQAAAE; encoded by the coding sequence ATGGTAAATCTGATTGTAGACGGCAAGGAAATCGAGGTTCCCGACCATTACACGCTGCTGCAGGCGGCGGAGGCGGCGGGCGCTGAAATCCCGCGCTTCTGCTTTCACGAGCGGCTGTCGATTGCCGGCAACTGCCGCATGTGCCTCATTCAGGTGAAGGGCGGACCGCCGAAGCCGGCCGCTTCCTGCGCCATGGGCGTCAAGGACGTGCGCGGCGGACCGGACGGCTCTCTGCCCGAAATCTATACCAAGACGCCGATGGTCAAGAAGGCGCGCGAAGGGGTGATGGAGTTCCTGCTCATCAACCATCCGCTCGATTGCCCGATCTGCGACCAGGGCGGCGAATGCGACCTGCAGGACCAGGCGATGGCCTTCGGCATCGACAGTTCGCGCTACCGCGAGGACAAGCGCGCCGTCGAGGACAAGTATATCGGCCCGCTGGTCAAGACCGTGATGAACCGCTGCATCCACTGCACGCGTTGCGTCCGCTTCACCACGGAAGTCGCCGGCATCTCCGAGCTCGGCCTGATCGGCCGCGGCGAGGATGCCGAGATCACCACCTATCTCGAGCGCGCGATGACGTCCGAGCTTCAGGGCAATGTCGTCGACCTCTGCCCGGTCGGCGCGCTGACCTCCAAGCCGTTTGCCTTCACCGCGCGACCCTGGGAGCTGAACAAGACCGAATCGATCGACGTGATGGATGCCGTCGGTTCGGCGATCCGCGTCGACACTCGTGGCCGCGAAGTGATGCGCATCCTGCCGCGCGTCAACGAGCAGGTGAACGAGGAGTGGATCTCCGACAAGACCCGGTTCATCTGGGACGGCCTGCGCACCCAGCGCATCGACAAGCCCTATATCCGCCAGGGCGGCCGGCTTCAGCCCGCAAGCTGGGCCGATGCATTCGCCGCGATCAAGGCCAAGGTCGATGGCGTCAAGGGCGAGAAGATCGGCGCGATTGCCGGCGATCTGGCCACCGTTGAGGAAATGTATGCGCTGAAGGGCCTGATAGCTTCGCTCGGCTCTGCTAATATCGATTGTCGCCAGGATGGCGCCGCCCTGGACCCGGCCGCTGGCCGCGCGGGCTATGTCTTCAACCCGACCATCGAAGGCATCGAGCAGGCCGACGCGCTGCTGATCATCGGCTCCAATCCCCGCTTCGAGGCTTCGGTGCTGAACGCCCGCATCCGCAAGCGTTCGCGCAAGGGCAATTTCCCGATCGGCGTGATCGGCGAGAATGCCGATCTGCGTTATCCCGTGAGCTATCTCGGCGCGGGACCGTCCTCGCTCGCCGATCTGGCTTCCAGTGATTTCATGGACGTGCTGAAGAAGGCCGAGCGTCCGATCGTACTGGTCGGCCCCGGCGCGCTGGCGCGTGAAGATGGCGCGGCGGTTCTCTCCAAGGCGGCGGCGATCGCAAAGGACATCGGCGCGGTTACGGCCGATTGGAACGGCTTTGCGGTGCTGCACACGGCGGCCTCGCGCGTCGGCGGTCTCGATATCGGCTTTGTGCCGGGCGAGGGTGCTGCCAACACCGCTTCGATGCTCTCCGACATGGATGTTCTGTTCCTGCTGGGTGCTGACGAGCTTGACTTCTCGGCCAAGAAGGCCGGCTTCACCGTCTATATCGGCAGCCATGGCGATGCCGGCGCGATGAACGCCGATGTCGTTCTGCCGGCCGCGACCTACACCGAGAAGTCCGGCACCTACGTCAATCTCGAGGGCCGGGTGCAGATGACCAACCGCGCAGGCTTCGCACCTGGCGACGCCCGCGAGGACTGGGCGATCATCCGCGCGCTGTCTGGCGTTTTCGGCAAGGCGCTGCCCTACGATTCGCTTGGCGCGCTGCGCGCAGCCCTTTATGGCGAATTTCCGCACCTCGCCGCGCTTGACGAGATCGCTGACGCTGATATCAACGCCATCGAAACGCTGGCCGGCAGAGGTGGGGACCTTGGTGATTCCGGTTTCGTATCGCCGGTCACCGATTTCTACCTGACCAACCCGATTGCCCGGGCGTCTGCCGTCATGGCCGAATGCTCGGCGCTGGCGCGCAACAATTTCCAGGCGGCGGCGGAGTAA
- a CDS encoding pentapeptide repeat-containing protein has protein sequence MKFHDQVDQIDATKSCLAGSVFDDVDLSGSKFHNVNMSGWKVSNANFSGMVVTDANLSGMTVTDANLSGVSISECRLHGMTINGIDVGALLALWKEHKA, from the coding sequence ATGAAATTTCACGACCAGGTCGACCAGATCGATGCCACCAAGAGCTGCCTGGCGGGCTCGGTCTTTGATGACGTCGATCTGTCCGGTTCGAAGTTTCACAACGTGAACATGTCGGGCTGGAAGGTGAGCAATGCCAATTTTTCCGGCATGGTGGTCACGGACGCAAACCTCTCCGGCATGACGGTGACGGATGCCAATCTCTCGGGTGTCTCGATCAGTGAATGCCGGTTGCACGGCATGACGATCAACGGCATCGATGTCGGCGCGTTGCTCGCGCTGTGGAAAGAACACAAGGCTTGA
- the nuoF gene encoding NADH-quinone oxidoreductase subunit NuoF translates to MLKDKDRIFTNLYGHRDKSLKGAMSRGLWDNTRGIIDKGRDWIIQEMKDSGLRGRGGAGFPTGLKWSFMPKDDRPHYLVVNADESEPGTCKDREILRNDPHHLIEGCLIAGCAMGAHTAYIYVRGEFIREREALQAAIDECYDAGLLGKGNKCGWDMDIIVHHGAGAYICGEETALLESLEGKKGQPRLKPPFPANMGLYGLPTTVNNVESIAVAPTILRRGASWFSSFGRPNNVGTKLFMVSGHVERPCVVEESMGITFRELIEKHCGGIRGGWDNLLAVIPGGASCPVVKAEDMIDVQLDFDGLREVKSSFGTGGAIVMDKSTDIIKAIARLSAFFKHESCGQCTPCREGTGWMWRVMERMVTGNAQKREIDMLFEVTKQVEGHTICALGDAAAWPIQGLIRNFRPEIEKRIDQYTANATSHGAVMEAAE, encoded by the coding sequence ATGTTAAAGGATAAAGATCGCATCTTCACCAATCTTTACGGCCATCGGGACAAGTCCCTGAAGGGCGCGATGTCGCGCGGGCTGTGGGATAATACCAGGGGCATCATCGACAAGGGCCGCGACTGGATCATTCAGGAAATGAAGGATTCGGGACTGCGCGGCCGTGGCGGCGCGGGCTTCCCGACGGGTCTCAAATGGTCGTTCATGCCCAAAGATGACCGTCCGCATTATCTCGTTGTGAATGCTGACGAATCCGAGCCCGGCACCTGCAAGGACCGTGAAATCCTGCGCAACGACCCGCATCACCTGATCGAGGGTTGCCTGATCGCCGGCTGCGCCATGGGCGCGCATACCGCCTATATCTATGTGCGCGGCGAGTTCATCCGCGAGCGCGAGGCGCTGCAGGCCGCGATCGACGAGTGCTATGACGCCGGGCTTCTCGGCAAGGGCAACAAGTGCGGCTGGGACATGGACATCATCGTCCACCACGGCGCCGGCGCTTATATCTGCGGCGAGGAAACCGCGCTTCTGGAAAGCCTGGAAGGCAAGAAGGGCCAGCCGCGCCTGAAGCCGCCATTCCCGGCAAACATGGGCCTCTACGGCCTGCCGACGACGGTCAACAACGTCGAATCGATCGCCGTTGCGCCGACCATTCTGCGCCGCGGCGCGAGCTGGTTCTCGTCCTTTGGTCGCCCGAACAATGTCGGCACCAAGCTGTTCATGGTTTCCGGCCATGTGGAGCGGCCCTGCGTGGTCGAGGAATCGATGGGCATCACCTTCCGCGAGCTGATCGAAAAGCATTGCGGCGGCATTCGCGGCGGCTGGGACAATCTGCTGGCGGTCATCCCCGGCGGCGCGTCCTGCCCGGTGGTCAAGGCCGAGGACATGATTGACGTCCAGCTCGACTTTGACGGTCTGCGCGAGGTCAAGTCCTCCTTCGGGACCGGCGGCGCGATCGTGATGGACAAGTCGACCGATATCATCAAGGCGATCGCGCGTCTCTCGGCCTTCTTCAAGCATGAAAGCTGCGGCCAGTGCACGCCGTGCCGCGAGGGCACCGGCTGGATGTGGCGGGTGATGGAGCGCATGGTGACCGGCAACGCCCAGAAGCGCGAGATCGACATGCTGTTCGAGGTCACCAAGCAGGTTGAAGGTCACACGATCTGCGCGCTTGGCGATGCGGCGGCGTGGCCGATCCAGGGCCTGATCCGCAATTTCCGTCCGGAAATCGAAAAGCGGATCGACCAGTACACGGCCAACGCCACCTCGCATGGCGCGGTGATGGAAGCGGCGGAGTAG
- the nuoE gene encoding NADH-quinone oxidoreductase subunit NuoE, whose protein sequence is MSVRRLADENVQPAAFAFSDENAAWAEATIRKYPEGRQQSAVIPLLMRAQDQEGWVTRAAIEKVADMLAMPLIRVLEVATFYTQFQLKPVGTNAHIQVCGTTPCMLRGAGDLINVCKKKINAAPFETNADGTMSWEEVECLGACANAPMVMIFKDVYEDLTPERMEEIIDAFEAGRGSEIKPGPQIDRWLSAPEGGFTSLTEEGEGALESDDTDATDEGAGSREAIDGAKGDRPPAVDQKPEDADDLTLMSGVGPKIAGLLHDIGIYKFDQIAAWTPGQCAWVNDSLKLGGRIERDEWVRQAGVLAKGGIEEYEKVFGRTAR, encoded by the coding sequence ATGTCCGTTCGTCGATTAGCCGATGAGAATGTCCAGCCCGCAGCCTTTGCGTTTTCAGACGAGAACGCGGCCTGGGCCGAAGCCACGATCCGGAAATATCCGGAAGGTCGCCAGCAGTCCGCCGTGATCCCGCTTCTGATGCGGGCGCAGGACCAGGAGGGCTGGGTCACCCGCGCCGCGATCGAAAAGGTCGCCGACATGCTGGCCATGCCGCTGATCCGTGTTCTGGAAGTGGCGACGTTCTACACCCAGTTCCAGTTGAAGCCGGTCGGCACCAATGCGCATATCCAGGTCTGCGGCACCACGCCTTGCATGCTGCGCGGCGCTGGCGATCTGATCAATGTCTGCAAGAAGAAGATCAATGCCGCTCCGTTCGAGACCAATGCGGACGGCACGATGTCGTGGGAAGAGGTGGAATGCCTCGGCGCCTGCGCCAACGCGCCGATGGTGATGATCTTCAAGGACGTCTATGAAGATCTAACGCCCGAGCGGATGGAAGAGATCATTGATGCCTTCGAAGCCGGGCGCGGTTCGGAGATCAAGCCGGGCCCGCAGATCGACCGCTGGCTTTCGGCGCCGGAAGGCGGCTTCACCTCGCTGACCGAGGAAGGCGAGGGCGCGCTCGAATCCGACGATACCGACGCCACCGACGAGGGCGCGGGTTCCAGGGAAGCGATCGACGGCGCCAAGGGCGATCGCCCGCCGGCCGTCGACCAGAAGCCTGAAGACGCAGACGACCTGACGCTGATGTCCGGCGTCGGTCCGAAGATTGCCGGTCTGCTGCATGATATCGGCATCTATAAATTCGATCAGATCGCCGCCTGGACGCCAGGCCAGTGCGCCTGGGTGAATGATTCGCTGAAGCTCGGCGGTCGCATCGAGCGCGACGAATGGGTGCGCCAGGCCGGCGTTCTGGCCAAGGGCGGCATCGAGGAATACGAAAAAGTATTCGGCAGAACAGCGCGGTAG
- a CDS encoding NADH-quinone oxidoreductase subunit D, with protein MTEHNVRNFTINFGPEHPSAHGVLRLVLELDGEIVERVDPHIGLLHRGTEKLIETKTYLQAVPYFDRLDYVAPMNQEHAFALAVEKLLEVEIPIRGQLIRVLFSEIGRVLNHLLNCTTAAMDVGALTPPLWGFEEREKLMVFYERACGARMHAAYFRPGGVHQDLPPELVEDIGKWCEQFPARLNDIESLLAGNRIFKQRNVDIGNVTLEDAFAWGFSGPMVRGSGAAWDLRRAQPYECYSDMDFDVVIGKNGDCYDRWVVRINEMRESVKIMKQCVERLLGDAKTGPFNSMDGKVVPPKRAQMKRSMEALIHHFKLYTEGYHVPEGEVYAAVEAPKGEFGVYLVSDGTNKPYRCKIRAPGFAHLSAMDFMSKGHQLADVTAIIGTLDIVFGEVDR; from the coding sequence ATGACTGAACATAATGTCCGCAACTTCACGATCAACTTCGGGCCGGAACACCCTTCCGCCCATGGTGTGTTGCGACTGGTGCTGGAGCTTGACGGCGAAATTGTCGAGCGCGTCGACCCGCATATCGGCCTGCTTCACCGCGGTACCGAAAAGCTGATCGAGACCAAGACCTATCTTCAGGCCGTGCCCTATTTCGACCGGCTCGACTATGTCGCGCCGATGAACCAGGAGCATGCCTTCGCGCTCGCCGTGGAAAAGCTGCTGGAAGTCGAGATCCCGATTCGCGGCCAGCTCATCCGCGTGCTGTTTTCGGAAATCGGCCGCGTTCTCAACCATCTGCTGAACTGCACCACCGCCGCCATGGACGTCGGCGCGCTGACGCCGCCGCTCTGGGGCTTCGAGGAGCGCGAGAAGCTGATGGTGTTCTACGAGCGGGCCTGCGGCGCGCGCATGCATGCGGCCTATTTCCGGCCCGGCGGCGTGCATCAGGACCTGCCGCCCGAACTGGTCGAGGATATCGGCAAGTGGTGCGAGCAGTTTCCGGCAAGGCTGAACGACATCGAGTCGCTCTTGGCGGGCAATCGCATCTTCAAGCAGCGCAATGTCGATATCGGTAATGTCACGCTGGAAGACGCCTTTGCCTGGGGCTTTTCCGGCCCGATGGTGCGCGGTTCGGGCGCTGCCTGGGATTTGCGGCGCGCGCAGCCCTATGAATGCTACAGCGACATGGATTTCGATGTCGTCATCGGCAAGAACGGCGACTGCTACGACCGCTGGGTGGTCCGCATCAACGAGATGCGCGAATCGGTCAAGATCATGAAGCAGTGCGTCGAGCGGCTTTTGGGCGATGCCAAGACCGGTCCGTTCAATTCGATGGACGGCAAGGTCGTGCCGCCGAAGCGCGCGCAGATGAAGCGCTCGATGGAAGCGCTGATCCACCACTTCAAGCTTTATACCGAGGGCTATCATGTGCCCGAGGGCGAGGTTTACGCGGCGGTTGAAGCGCCCAAGGGCGAATTCGGCGTTTATCTCGTCTCCGACGGCACCAACAAGCCCTACCGCTGCAAGATCCGTGCGCCGGGCTTTGCCCATCTGTCGGCCATGGACTTCATGTCCAAGGGTCACCAGCTTGCGGACGTCACCGCCATTATCGGTACGCTCGACATCGTGTTCGGAGAGGTGGACCGGTGA
- a CDS encoding NADH-quinone oxidoreductase subunit C codes for MSEVLNELGAHIREACEGIVDIVIAHEELTVVTTPEGIVDVAKFLRDDGQCAFVCIIDVCGVDWPTREKRFDVVYHLLSPTQNVRVRIKLEVGEDEVVPSITPIFPGADWFERETWDMYGIPFSGHPDLRRILTDYGFEGHPLRKDFPTTGFVELRYDEEAKRVIYEPVELRQEFRSFDFLSPWEGPEYVLPGDEKANG; via the coding sequence ATGAGCGAAGTCTTGAACGAACTGGGCGCCCATATTCGCGAAGCCTGCGAGGGCATCGTCGATATCGTGATTGCGCATGAAGAGCTCACCGTGGTGACGACGCCCGAGGGTATCGTCGATGTCGCCAAGTTCCTGCGCGATGACGGTCAGTGCGCCTTTGTCTGCATCATCGATGTCTGCGGCGTCGACTGGCCGACGCGCGAAAAGCGTTTCGATGTGGTCTATCACCTGCTGTCGCCGACTCAGAACGTGCGCGTGCGCATCAAGCTCGAAGTCGGCGAGGATGAGGTCGTGCCTTCGATCACGCCGATCTTCCCCGGCGCCGACTGGTTCGAGCGCGAGACCTGGGACATGTACGGCATTCCCTTCAGCGGCCATCCCGACCTGCGCCGGATCCTCACCGATTACGGTTTCGAGGGCCATCCGCTGCGCAAGGATTTCCCGACCACCGGTTTCGTCGAGCTGCGTTACGACGAGGAAGCCAAGCGCGTGATTTACGAACCCGTCGAACTCCGCCAGGAATTCCGCAGCTTCGATTTCCTGTCGCCCTGGGAGGGGCCGGAATATGTGCTGCCCGGCGATGAAAAGGCAAACGGCTGA
- a CDS encoding NuoB/complex I 20 kDa subunit family protein, whose product MGVSQNETLVAPVPRGVVDPMTNKPVGADDRFFGEINNELADKGFLVTSSAQLITWARTGSLMWMQFGLACCAVEMMQMSMPRYDCERFGFAPRASPRQSDVMIVAGTLTNKMAPALRKVYDQMPEPRYVISMGSCANGGGYYHYSYSVVRGCDRVVPVDIYVPGCPPTAEALLYGVLLLQKKIRRTGTIER is encoded by the coding sequence ATGGGAGTGAGCCAAAACGAGACGCTCGTCGCGCCCGTGCCCCGGGGCGTCGTCGATCCGATGACCAACAAGCCCGTTGGCGCCGATGACCGATTCTTCGGCGAGATCAACAACGAGCTCGCCGACAAGGGCTTTCTGGTCACCTCCTCGGCGCAGCTCATCACCTGGGCGCGCACCGGTTCGCTGATGTGGATGCAGTTCGGCCTCGCCTGCTGCGCCGTCGAGATGATGCAGATGTCGATGCCGCGCTATGACTGCGAGCGCTTCGGCTTCGCCCCGCGCGCCTCGCCGCGCCAGTCCGACGTGATGATCGTCGCCGGCACGCTGACCAACAAGATGGCGCCCGCTCTGCGCAAGGTCTATGACCAGATGCCCGAGCCGCGCTACGTCATCTCCATGGGCTCCTGCGCCAATGGCGGCGGCTATTATCATTATTCCTATTCCGTCGTGCGCGGCTGCGACCGTGTCGTCCCGGTCGATATCTACGTGCCGGGCTGTCCGCCCACCGCCGAGGCGCTGCTTTACGGCGTGCTTCTTCTGCAGAAGAAGATCCGGCGCACCGGAACGATCGAGCGATAG
- a CDS encoding NADH-quinone oxidoreductase subunit A: protein MAEVLSSYIPIVIFIAICLIIGLALMVAPFALAFKAPDAEKLSAYECGFNAFDDARMKFDIRFYLVAILFIIFDLEVAFLFPWAASFGDIGWFGFWSMMVFLAVLTIGFVYEWKKGALEWE, encoded by the coding sequence ATGGCTGAAGTCCTCAGTTCCTATATTCCGATCGTCATCTTTATCGCTATCTGTCTCATCATCGGGCTGGCCCTGATGGTCGCGCCCTTCGCGCTGGCCTTCAAGGCGCCCGATGCGGAAAAGCTGTCCGCCTACGAGTGCGGCTTCAATGCTTTCGACGATGCGCGCATGAAGTTCGACATCCGCTTCTATCTCGTGGCAATCCTGTTCATCATCTTCGATCTCGAGGTCGCCTTCCTGTTTCCCTGGGCGGCGTCGTTCGGCGATATCGGCTGGTTCGGTTTCTGGTCGATGATGGTGTTCCTGGCCGTGCTGACCATCGGCTTCGTCTATGAATGGAAGAAAGGAGCGCTCGAATGGGAGTGA
- a CDS encoding HlyU family transcriptional regulator, which yields MASFFSRIGSLFSGGGAGEGRENEQAVKSIVHEDCIIFAEPVKEGAQYRLQGRIEKEVNDETLTRTFIRADLFSSQDEAIEWTFRKGKQIIDQNGRSLFSDGAKSRTA from the coding sequence ATGGCATCGTTTTTTTCTCGGATCGGCTCATTGTTTTCGGGCGGCGGCGCCGGCGAGGGGCGGGAGAACGAGCAGGCGGTGAAATCGATCGTCCATGAGGACTGCATCATCTTCGCCGAACCGGTGAAGGAAGGCGCGCAGTATCGGCTTCAGGGCCGGATCGAGAAAGAGGTGAACGACGAGACGCTGACCCGGACCTTCATCCGCGCCGACCTGTTTTCTTCCCAGGACGAGGCGATTGAGTGGACCTTCCGCAAGGGCAAGCAGATCATCGACCAGAACGGCAGGTCGCTGTTTTCCGACGGCGCGAAGAGCCGCACGGCCTGA
- the ilvA gene encoding threonine ammonia-lyase, with product MRDNVIAAKTALRDLFEATPLQRNAHLSAKFEADVYLKREDLSPVRSYKLRGAFNFMRKRMGGDGASKVFVCASAGNHAQGFAFCCRHFGVQGVVFMPVTTPQQKIDKTRTFGEGFIRIELVGDIFDVCYSAARKFAADHDGIMVPPFDDPDIIEGQATVASEIEDAWPEGEGLPDLIVMPVGGGGLSAGITSYFSDRLPDDAYLFAEPEGAPSLKRSLAAGEIVTLEDVDNFVDGAAVARIGDANFEALRRLSPDQVMAVPENALCVTMSEMLNVEGVVLEPAGALALTALSRLPADKVRGRKIVALVSGGNFDFDRLPDVKERAMRYSGLKKYLVLRLPQRPGALKDFLGLLGPDDDIARFEYLKKSARNFGSILIGIETSRPENFHVLFENLASNGLKYQDITENEILANLII from the coding sequence ATGCGCGACAACGTGATAGCAGCCAAGACCGCGCTGAGAGATCTCTTCGAAGCGACGCCGTTGCAGCGCAACGCCCATCTGAGCGCGAAGTTCGAAGCGGACGTCTATCTGAAGCGCGAGGATCTGTCGCCGGTGCGCTCCTACAAGCTGCGTGGCGCCTTCAATTTCATGCGCAAGCGGATGGGCGGCGACGGGGCCTCGAAAGTGTTCGTCTGCGCCTCGGCCGGCAATCACGCCCAGGGCTTCGCGTTCTGCTGCCGGCATTTCGGTGTTCAGGGCGTGGTCTTCATGCCGGTCACGACGCCGCAGCAGAAGATCGACAAGACCCGTACCTTCGGCGAGGGCTTCATCCGCATCGAACTGGTCGGCGATATCTTCGATGTCTGCTATTCCGCCGCCCGCAAATTCGCCGCGGATCACGACGGCATCATGGTGCCGCCCTTCGACGATCCCGATATCATCGAGGGACAGGCGACGGTGGCAAGCGAGATCGAGGATGCCTGGCCGGAAGGCGAGGGCCTGCCCGATCTGATCGTGATGCCGGTCGGCGGCGGCGGGCTGTCGGCAGGGATAACAAGCTATTTCTCCGATCGCCTGCCGGATGACGCCTATCTGTTCGCCGAGCCGGAAGGCGCGCCGAGCCTGAAGCGTTCGCTTGCCGCCGGCGAGATCGTGACGCTCGAGGACGTCGACAATTTTGTGGATGGCGCGGCCGTCGCCCGGATCGGCGATGCCAATTTCGAGGCGCTCAGGCGGCTTTCGCCGGATCAGGTGATGGCGGTGCCGGAAAATGCGCTGTGCGTGACCATGAGCGAAATGCTGAATGTCGAGGGCGTGGTGCTGGAGCCGGCGGGCGCGCTGGCGCTGACCGCGCTTTCAAGGCTGCCGGCGGACAAGGTGCGCGGCCGGAAGATCGTAGCGCTCGTCTCCGGCGGCAATTTCGATTTCGATCGACTGCCGGACGTCAAGGAGCGGGCGATGCGCTATTCGGGGCTGAAGAAATACCTAGTCCTGCGCCTGCCGCAGCGCCCCGGCGCGCTGAAGGATTTCCTCGGCCTGCTGGGCCCTGACGACGATATCGCGCGGTTCGAATATCTCAAGAAATCGGCGCGCAATTTCGGCTCGATCCTGATCGGGATCGAAACCTCGCGTCCGGAAAACTTTCATGTCCTGTTTGAAAATCTTGCAAGCAACGGATTGAAATATCAGGATATTACAGAGAACGAAATTCTGGCAAACCTGATCATCTGA
- a CDS encoding TrkH family potassium uptake protein codes for MNATLLRSAFYIAAICGIYLAAAMFVPAMVDLYYGNADWQVFALCGFMVGGTSAVTAVAMRGNPPPFSRRLGFFLVNLLWMTFALVGAIPIYLASGELTFAQSLFESVSAITTTGSTVLTGLDQAAPGLLLWRSLLQWMGGIGIVALGLFILPFLRIGGMAFFKMESSDTGDKPFARMASFTRAFLAIYLGITLLCAICYGFAGMSQFDAFNHALTTVATGGFSTHDASFGYFDSPALLWISTFFMTLCSLPFSILILFVVRGRLDSLRDPQIMLFLTYLFVAVFLLSLYISLNDQMDFLTALTQSAFNVSSILSTTGYASTDYSQWGAFAVVLVFFLTFMGGCSGSTAGGIKSYRFLILFNMLRTGMKKLIYPNAVYSIRYGRLSVDSETQRAVSMFFTAYILLWAFGSLGMSLLGYDLITSTTAVLTALSNVGPGLGDIIGPAGNFSTFADPELCLLAIMMLLGRLEILTVVVVLMPMYWRG; via the coding sequence TTGAACGCCACGCTTCTGCGGTCTGCCTTCTATATCGCGGCAATTTGCGGCATTTATCTCGCGGCCGCGATGTTCGTTCCGGCCATGGTCGACCTCTATTACGGCAATGCCGACTGGCAGGTCTTCGCCCTTTGCGGCTTCATGGTGGGCGGGACAAGCGCCGTTACCGCGGTTGCCATGCGCGGCAATCCGCCGCCCTTCAGCCGGCGTCTCGGCTTCTTCCTGGTCAACCTCTTGTGGATGACCTTCGCGCTTGTCGGCGCGATCCCGATCTATCTCGCAAGCGGCGAACTGACCTTCGCCCAGTCGCTGTTCGAATCGGTTTCGGCGATCACCACCACCGGCTCCACGGTTCTGACCGGCCTCGATCAGGCGGCGCCCGGCCTTCTTCTGTGGCGCTCGCTGCTGCAGTGGATGGGCGGCATCGGCATCGTCGCGCTCGGCCTGTTCATCCTGCCGTTTCTGAGAATCGGCGGCATGGCCTTCTTCAAGATGGAATCCTCGGATACCGGCGACAAGCCGTTCGCCCGCATGGCAAGCTTCACCCGGGCGTTTCTGGCGATCTATCTCGGCATCACGCTGTTATGCGCGATCTGCTACGGCTTTGCCGGCATGTCGCAGTTCGATGCCTTCAACCACGCGCTGACGACGGTGGCGACCGGCGGCTTTTCCACCCATGACGCCTCGTTCGGTTATTTCGACAGCCCGGCGCTCTTGTGGATCTCGACCTTCTTCATGACGCTGTGCAGCCTGCCGTTCTCGATCCTGATCCTGTTCGTGGTGCGCGGCCGGCTCGATTCGCTGCGCGATCCGCAGATCATGCTGTTCCTGACCTATCTTTTCGTGGCGGTGTTCCTGCTCTCGCTCTATATCAGCCTCAACGACCAGATGGACTTCCTCACGGCGCTGACGCAGTCGGCGTTCAACGTCTCGTCGATCCTGTCGACCACGGGCTACGCCAGCACCGACTATTCGCAATGGGGCGCCTTCGCCGTGGTGCTGGTATTCTTCCTCACCTTCATGGGCGGCTGCTCGGGCTCGACGGCGGGCGGCATAAAATCCTACCGGTTCCTGATCCTTTTCAACATGCTCAGGACCGGCATGAAGAAACTGATCTATCCGAATGCGGTCTATTCGATCCGCTACGGCCGGCTCAGCGTCGATTCGGAGACCCAGCGCGCCGTCTCGATGTTCTTCACCGCCTATATCCTGCTCTGGGCCTTCGGCAGCCTTGGCATGTCGCTGCTCGGCTACGACCTTATAACGTCGACCACCGCCGTGCTGACCGCGCTCTCCAATGTCGGCCCAGGCCTTGGCGATATCATCGGGCCGGCAGGCAATTTCTCGACCTTCGCCGATCCCGAGCTCTGCCTTCTGGCAATCATGATGCTGCTCGGCCGTCTGGAAATCCTGACCGTGGTCGTGGTGCTGATGCCGATGTACTGGCGCGGCTGA